One Gammaproteobacteria bacterium DNA window includes the following coding sequences:
- a CDS encoding YHS domain-containing protein has translation MRYGDTKCPVCGMEVDRHQLELEYRGMHFAFCSEQCRERFETDPHLYVGSPGHRAPKAEGRESLKRRRLQLAEPLSDEMAARIRGALMTMMGGKGRQRPRRPRGNNL, from the coding sequence ATGAGATATGGCGATACGAAGTGCCCTGTCTGCGGAATGGAAGTGGACCGTCACCAGCTCGAGCTCGAGTATCGTGGGATGCACTTCGCGTTCTGTTCCGAGCAGTGCAGGGAACGCTTTGAGACCGACCCCCATCTTTATGTGGGGTCCCCCGGTCACAGGGCGCCAAAGGCCGAAGGGCGAGAGAGCCTCAAGCGCCGCAGATTGCAGTTGGCAGAGCCGTTGTCGGATGAGATGGCAGCGAGGATCCGGGGCGCCCTGATGACAATGATGGGGGGTAAAGGACGCCAGCGTCCACGAAGACCGCGTGGAAATAACCTATGA
- a CDS encoding cytochrome c, translating to MRRLRLRNVLAIAVMIPLLSFIASCDRPDAEKLRERLHLPQKDFVPDSKVGEETFVLNCARCHGRYAGGTSQGPPLVHKTYESIHHPDVSFRLAVRDGVRQRHWHLGDMPAIPDLSPEDVGHIINYVRVQQRKAGVQ from the coding sequence GTGAGACGACTGAGACTGCGAAACGTTCTGGCTATCGCGGTGATGATTCCGTTATTATCATTTATCGCCAGTTGTGATCGGCCGGATGCGGAAAAACTACGTGAACGGCTGCATCTGCCGCAGAAAGATTTCGTTCCGGATTCAAAGGTCGGCGAGGAGACATTCGTGTTGAACTGCGCCAGATGTCACGGCCGGTACGCGGGCGGAACCAGCCAGGGACCACCCCTCGTTCACAAGACCTACGAGTCGATACATCACCCGGATGTTTCTTTTCGCTTGGCCGTGAGGGACGGAGTCAGGCAGCGTCACTGGCACCTCGGTGACATGCCGGCAATCCCTGACTTGAGTCCGGAGGATGTGGGCCACATCATCAATTACGTACGCGTACAGCAGAGGAAAGCGGGTGTTCAGTAA